From a single Maylandia zebra isolate NMK-2024a linkage group LG3, Mzebra_GT3a, whole genome shotgun sequence genomic region:
- the arhgef11 gene encoding rho guanine nucleotide exchange factor 11 isoform X6, with the protein MSLRQPTSTLDRAANKTDNQLFSPFAAWINSLTIGDSERKSSGPQQREPTAEIISDSTGTGLVHRCVVVQKDQLGFGFTVCGERVKLVQNVRPGGAAVKAGVQEGDRIIKVNGSLVASMSHQEVVKLIKSGSYVALTLQGPSPSTTSLPLEPLATDHTLNQRSSLAGEAAPPPPPPLPSGLSSTPSQRITGPKPLQDPQVQKHATQILRKMLEQEEAELQDLMDEQLRNPSPLLEERIESAKRRAHQVRVKIQQDVEGTRSESVTGYFIAGEGRQSIDSSEGDMEAFESPHSSPSFSFRTPLHRRQTSDISTLSDLGGKAQIIGPEEEDEEYDGYAFNEMDGPYQDIELLKARPAHMAVFMRYVFTQLLDPNPLLFYLSVEAYLGSLPKDARTLAPQICSLFLEPDAPLKIKVREEYLADIENRLHAQEDIRGPLSELQQLVLPEIQDQLQDYRNKQMMGLGSLFGEGDLQHLDGDTVKEKQVVDKQVTALWEILSKHEEDRSSPLASAVILYLRHSGIKPRDSKVFPGLTTEKDKWITFLKSKKLSGTKKEKDGEDKKRNPILKYIGKPRTTSQSTFHVPLSPTEVRPGSVRNIIQQFENSTETGEEVSDGADPQRLSSSSLGDEMDSPLPVRLARSESLKAQGEGRRRGGTSGAESVPRSRSDVDMEDCADERDGPGLRPLQHSASSSASSNSARSVESPLALLPDAAALEEDVMDSKTWQETVTPQLLATLSPSEVDRQAVIYELFTTEVSHLRTLRVLDQVFYQKMRTVLNSDELACIFPNLPQVYELHASLCEAMKKRRESPIVQDIGDVMLTRFEGAAGDEFQEQASQLCCQQSQALELIKSKQRKDPRFAHIIQECEASPHCRRLQLKDLLVSEMQRLTKYPLLLDKIVKYTEAGSSDLPLLQRAHACCRGILQSVNEDVRESEHRQRLSEYQCRLDAAPQFKNVDLTTKRMIHEGPLTWKVNKEKLIEIQALLLSDCLVLLQKGPDDRLQLRNHSSRLGGGGGGSGDSKTSFSPLVNLASLLVRPVATDKKALYIISTTDMQIYELVAATTSKKETWKDLLEKAISAAGGSSPLMNHSSIPMSSPSLRSSSPASTGSNAYGDNSMTEQSDSTETHSNSDEPAISHSTPVDQSEAFLKGQGVAEAALQDVETLRQLILQDFGEDCWSHDSDDTPTNETAAESNSFTERQRPESLETVLSCCTDEWEAEPEELLLAKAPKPQVVRKAVVAGPPPSSSSVAEDITDDVTLPSNQSSKSRSEAKKQGNTFYLVMPIEQGESVTEDLNDPPTPTASHFPPPVEEMTLPQTQMEEEPAARGPEANQSETMQLEQEKETGHLQAAQHTHVIRNVDEIFHTIEELMTKLRHLKEIEKAHYKLLETLRESSISQESEDQQCRSATVSRTPSLDRSSGDGKESRPAEPKILSTGF; encoded by the exons ATGAGTCTCCGCCAACCCACCTCCACGCTGGACAG GGCAGCCAATAAGACAGACAACCAACTGTTCAG CCCTTTTGCCGCTTG GATCAACAGTTTGACAATTGGGGACTCGGAGCGTAAATCCTCTGGCCCTCAGCAGAGAGAGCCAACGGCAGAAATCATTTCTGACAGTACAG GCACTGGACTTGTGCACAGATGTGTGGTTGTGCAAAAGGACCAGCTGGGCTTCGGCTTCACCGTGTGTGGAGAGAGAGTGAAGCTGGTACAGAATGTCCGACCAG GTGGAGCAGCAGTGAAGGCTGGTGTCCAAGAAGGGGACAGAATCATAAAG GTGAACGGCTCGTTGGTTGCCTCCATGTCCCATCAAGAGGTGGTAAAGCTCATAAAAT CTGGATCTTACGTCGCACTTACACTACAAGGGCCGTCTCCATCAACCACCTCCTTGCCCTTAGAGCCCCTCGCCACTGATCACACTCTTAATCAAAGATCATCTCTGGCTGGGGAGGCtgcacctcctccacctccacccttGCCCTCTGGACTGAGCAGCACCCCCTCCCAAAGGATCACAGGACCCAAACCACTACAA GACCCACAAGTACAAAAACATGCGACTCAGATACTCAGGAAAATGCTGGAGCAGGAAGAGGCCGAGCTGCAG GACTTGATGGATGAGCAGCTGAGGAACCCGTCGCCATTGCTGGAGGAGCGAATTGAAAGCGCCAAGAGGAGAGCTCACCAAGTCAGAGTCAAGATTCAGCAAGATGTG GAGGGAACGAGGTCAGAATCTGTCACAGGCTACTTCATAGCAGGAGAAG GGCGACAATCAATAGACTCCAGTGAAGGAGACATGGAG GCCTTTGAGAGTCCCCACTCCTCCCCCTCATTTTCCTTCAGGACCCCCCTGCACCGGCGCCAGACGTCCGACATATCCACCTTATCTGATTTG gGTGGAAAGGCTCAGATCATCGGGCCcgaggaggaagatgaagaataTGACGGCTATGCATTTAATGAG ATGGACGGTCCATACCAAGATATTGAGCTGTTAAAGGCACGACCAGCACACATGGCAGTGTTCATGAGATATGTCTTTACCCAGCTTCTGGATCCCAACCCTCTG CTGTTCTACCTGTCTGTGGAGGCTTACCTCGGCTCCCTTCCTAAAGATGCCCGCACTCTTGCACCTCAGATCTGCTCCCTGTTCCTGGAACCAGATGCT CCCCTGAAGATTAAAGTACGAGAGGAGTATCTTGCTGATATCG AAAATCGACTTCATGCTCAGGAGGACATCCGGGGACCTCTgtctgagctgcagcagcttgTGCTGCCAGAAATCCAGGACCAGCTGCAAGACTACAG GAACAAGCAGATGATGGGTCTCGGTTCTCTGTTTGGAGAAGGAGACCTGCAGCACCTTGATGGAGACACTGTGAAAGAGAAACAGGTGGTGGACAAACAAGTCACCGCCCTGTGGGAAATACT ATCAAAGCACGAGGAGGACAGAAG TTCTCCTCTGGCTTCAGCTGTGATCCTCTACCTGCGTCATTCTGGGATCAAGCCTAGAGACTCCAAGGTCTTCCCCGGCCTGACCACAGAGAAGGACAAGTGGATCACTTTCTTAAAGTCCAAGAAG CTGAGCGGTACCAAGAAGGAAAAAGATGGAGAGGATAAAAAGAGAAATCCCATCCTGAAGTACATCGGCAAACCCCGGACCACATCCCAGTCCA CATTCCATGTCCCGCTGTCACCCACCGAAG TCCGGCCTGGCAGCGTGCGGAACATCATTCAGCAGTTTGAGAATAGCACCGAGACCGGCGAGGAAGTCAGCGACGGCGCTGACCCGCAAAGGCTCTCCTCCAGCAGCCTCGGGGATGAAATGGACAG CCCTCTACCAGTTCGTCTGGCTCGCAGCGAGTCACTAAAGGCTCAGGGAGAAGGGCGACGGCGGGGCGGCACCTCAGGAGCAGAGTCTGTGCCCCGCTCTCGTAGCGATGTGGACATGGAGGACTGCGCAGATGAGAGGGACGGGCCAGGCCTGAGGCCTCTGCAGCACAGCGCCTCGTCCTCTGCATCCAGCAACTCTGCACG GAGCGTGGAGTCGCCGCTGGCCCTGCTACCCGATGCTGCAGCACTGGAGGAGGACGTGATGGATAGTAAGACCTGGCAGGAGACTGTTACCCCTCAGCTCCTTGCAACACTCAGCCCCAGTGAGGTGGATAGACAGGCTGTCATATACG AGCTGTTCACCACTGAGGTGTCCCACCTGCGAACCTTACGGGTCCTGGACCAGGTTTTCTATCAGAAGATGAGGACTGTCCTGAACTCTGACGAGCTGGCCTGCATCTTCCCCAACTTGCCTCAAGTCTACGAGCTCCACG CGAGTCTGTGTGAGGCGATGAAGAAGCGAAGAGAATCGCCGATTGTTCAGGACATCGGGGATGTGATGCTGACCAGG tttGAAGGGGCAGCCGGAGACGAGTTTCAGGAACAAGCGTCCCAGCTGTGCTGCCAGCAGTCTCAGGCTCTCGAGCTCATTAAGAGCAAACAGCGTAAAGACCCTCGCTTCGCTCACATTatccag gAGTGTGAGGCGAGTCCTCACTGCCGCAGGTTACAGCTCAAAGACCTGCTGGTGTCAGAGATGCAGAGACTCACCAAGTACCCGCTGCTGCTGGACAAAATcgttaaatacacagaag CGGGCTCATCAGATTTGCCCTTGCTCCAGCGAGCGCACGCGTGTTGCCGAGGGATACTGCAGAGCGTCAATGAGGACGTTAGGGAATCGGAGCACCGGCAGCGCCTCAGCGAGTACCAGTGCAGGCTGGATGCTGCTCCTCAGTTCAAG AATGTGGACCTCACCACGAAGAGAATGATCCATGAAGGTCCTCTCACCTGGAAAGTTAACAAAGAAAAGCTGATAG AGATCCAAgcgctgctgctgtcagactgcCTCGTCCTCCTTCAGAAGGGCCCGGACGACCGCCTACAGCTGCGAAATCATTCCAGCAGATTGGGTGGAGGCGGGGGAGGCAGCGGTGACAGCAAGACCTCTTTCAGCCCTCTAGTGAACCTGGCGTCGCTGCTTGTTCGCCCGGTAGCTACAG ACAAGAAAGCTCTTTACATCATCAGCACCACAGATATGCAGATCTATGAGCTGGTGGCTGCAACAACATCCAAGAAGGAGAC CTGGAAAGATTTACTGGAAAAGGCCATCTCTGCCGCCGGCGGATCGTCACCTCTGATGAATCACAGCTCGATACCCATGTC GTCCCCGAGTCTACGCAGTTCTTCCCCCGCCTCAACTGGCAGCAATGCCTACGGAG ATAACTCGATGACGGAGCAGTCAGACTCCACGGAGACTCATTCCAACAGCGACGAGCCCGCGATCTCCCACAGTACGCCTGTGGACCAATCGGAAGCTTTTCTCAAAGGACAAGGCGTGGCGGAGGCCGCTCTGCAAGACG TTGAAACCCTGCGGCAGCTCATATTACAAGATTTCGGAGAGGACTGTTGGAGCCACGATTCAGATGATACACCCACCAATGAGACGGCCGCTGAAAGCAACTCATTCACAGAGAGGCAGCGACCGGAGTCTCTGGAGACGGTCCTCAGCTGCTGCACCGATGAATGGGAGGCGGAGccagaagagctgctgcttGCAAAAGCACCCAAACCTCAGGTTGTGAGGAAAG cTGTGGTTGCGggtcctcctccttcttcttcttctgtcgcTGAAGACATCACTGATGATGTCACCCTCCCCTCCAATCAGTCATCCAAGTCAAGAAGCGAGGCCAAAAAGCAGG GAAATACCTTCTACCTGGTCATGCCCATAGAACAGGGCGAGAGCGTGACTGAAGATCTCAACGACCCCCCTACACCCACCGCCAGCCACTTCCCTCCACCTGTAGAGGAAATGACGTTGCCACAGACGCAGATGGAAGAAGAGCCGGCAGCCCGCGGCCCGGAGGCCAACCAATCAGAGACTATGCAACTAgaacaggaaaaagaaacagGCCATTTGCAGGCTGCGCAACACACTCACGTAATCAGAAACGTGGATGAGATTTTTCATACGATTGAGGAGCTGATGACCAAGTTGCGCCACCTGAAG GAGATAGAGAAGGCCCACTATAAGCTTCTGGAAACTCTCAGAGAGTCCTCCATCAGTCAGGAGTCTGAGGACCAGCAGTGTCGCTCGGCAACCGTCTCCAGGACGCCGTCTCTGGATCGTAGCTCAGGAGATG GCAAAGAGAGCAGACCTGCGGAGCCCAAAATCCTGTCGACTGGATTCTGA
- the arhgef11 gene encoding rho guanine nucleotide exchange factor 11 isoform X3 — MSLRQPTSTLDRAANKTDNQLFSPFAAWINSLTIGDSERKSSGPQQREPTAEIISDSTGTGLVHRCVVVQKDQLGFGFTVCGERVKLVQNVRPGGAAVKAGVQEGDRIIKVNGSLVASMSHQEVVKLIKSGSYVALTLQGPSPSTTSLPLEPLATDHTLNQRSSLAGEAAPPPPPPLPSGLSSTPSQRITGPKPLQDPQVQKHATQILRKMLEQEEAELQDLMDEQLRNPSPLLEERIESAKRRAHQVRVKIQQDVEGTRSESVTGYFIAGEGRQSIDSSEGDMEAFESPHSSPSFSFRTPLHRRQTSDISTLSDLGGKAQIIGPEEEDEEYDGYAFNEMDGPYQDIELLKARPAHMAVFMRYVFTQLLDPNPLLFYLSVEAYLGSLPKDARTLAPQICSLFLEPDAPLKIKVREEYLADIENRLHAQEDIRGPLSELQQLVLPEIQDQLQDYRNKQMMGLGSLFGEGDLQHLDGDTVKEKQVVDKQVTALWEILSKHEEDRSSPLASAVILYLRHSGIKPRDSKVFPGLTTEKDKWITFLKSKKLSGTKKEKDGEDKKRNPILKYIGKPRTTSQSIRPGSVRNIIQQFENSTETGEEVSDGADPQRLSSSSLGDEMDSPLPVRLARSESLKAQGEGRRRGGTSGAESVPRSRSDVDMEDCADERDGPGLRPLQHSASSSASSNSARSLENPTPPYTPRSRRRSVESPLALLPDAAALEEDVMDSKTWQETVTPQLLATLSPSEVDRQAVIYELFTTEVSHLRTLRVLDQVFYQKMRTVLNSDELACIFPNLPQVYELHASLCEAMKKRRESPIVQDIGDVMLTRFEGAAGDEFQEQASQLCCQQSQALELIKSKQRKDPRFAHIIQECEASPHCRRLQLKDLLVSEMQRLTKYPLLLDKIVKYTEAGSSDLPLLQRAHACCRGILQSVNEDVRESEHRQRLSEYQCRLDAAPQFKNVDLTTKRMIHEGPLTWKVNKEKLIEIQALLLSDCLVLLQKGPDDRLQLRNHSSRLGGGGGGSGDSKTSFSPLVNLASLLVRPVATDKKALYIISTTDMQIYELVAATTSKKETWKDLLEKAISAAGGSSPLMNHSSIPMSSPSLRSSSPASTGSNAYGDNSMTEQSDSTETHSNSDEPAISHSTPVDQSEAFLKGQGVAEAALQDVETLRQLILQDFGEDCWSHDSDDTPTNETAAESNSFTERQRPESLETVLSCCTDEWEAEPEELLLAKAPKPQVVRKAVVAGPPPSSSSVAEDITDDVTLPSNQSSKSRSEAKKQGNTFYLVMPIEQGESVTEDLNDPPTPTASHFPPPVEEMTLPQTQMEEEPAARGPEANQSETMQLEQEKETGHLQAAQHTHVIRNVDEIFHTIEELMTKLRHLKEIEKAHYKLLETLRESSISQESEDQQCRSATVSRTPSLDRSSGDGKESRPAEPKILSTGF, encoded by the exons ATGAGTCTCCGCCAACCCACCTCCACGCTGGACAG GGCAGCCAATAAGACAGACAACCAACTGTTCAG CCCTTTTGCCGCTTG GATCAACAGTTTGACAATTGGGGACTCGGAGCGTAAATCCTCTGGCCCTCAGCAGAGAGAGCCAACGGCAGAAATCATTTCTGACAGTACAG GCACTGGACTTGTGCACAGATGTGTGGTTGTGCAAAAGGACCAGCTGGGCTTCGGCTTCACCGTGTGTGGAGAGAGAGTGAAGCTGGTACAGAATGTCCGACCAG GTGGAGCAGCAGTGAAGGCTGGTGTCCAAGAAGGGGACAGAATCATAAAG GTGAACGGCTCGTTGGTTGCCTCCATGTCCCATCAAGAGGTGGTAAAGCTCATAAAAT CTGGATCTTACGTCGCACTTACACTACAAGGGCCGTCTCCATCAACCACCTCCTTGCCCTTAGAGCCCCTCGCCACTGATCACACTCTTAATCAAAGATCATCTCTGGCTGGGGAGGCtgcacctcctccacctccacccttGCCCTCTGGACTGAGCAGCACCCCCTCCCAAAGGATCACAGGACCCAAACCACTACAA GACCCACAAGTACAAAAACATGCGACTCAGATACTCAGGAAAATGCTGGAGCAGGAAGAGGCCGAGCTGCAG GACTTGATGGATGAGCAGCTGAGGAACCCGTCGCCATTGCTGGAGGAGCGAATTGAAAGCGCCAAGAGGAGAGCTCACCAAGTCAGAGTCAAGATTCAGCAAGATGTG GAGGGAACGAGGTCAGAATCTGTCACAGGCTACTTCATAGCAGGAGAAG GGCGACAATCAATAGACTCCAGTGAAGGAGACATGGAG GCCTTTGAGAGTCCCCACTCCTCCCCCTCATTTTCCTTCAGGACCCCCCTGCACCGGCGCCAGACGTCCGACATATCCACCTTATCTGATTTG gGTGGAAAGGCTCAGATCATCGGGCCcgaggaggaagatgaagaataTGACGGCTATGCATTTAATGAG ATGGACGGTCCATACCAAGATATTGAGCTGTTAAAGGCACGACCAGCACACATGGCAGTGTTCATGAGATATGTCTTTACCCAGCTTCTGGATCCCAACCCTCTG CTGTTCTACCTGTCTGTGGAGGCTTACCTCGGCTCCCTTCCTAAAGATGCCCGCACTCTTGCACCTCAGATCTGCTCCCTGTTCCTGGAACCAGATGCT CCCCTGAAGATTAAAGTACGAGAGGAGTATCTTGCTGATATCG AAAATCGACTTCATGCTCAGGAGGACATCCGGGGACCTCTgtctgagctgcagcagcttgTGCTGCCAGAAATCCAGGACCAGCTGCAAGACTACAG GAACAAGCAGATGATGGGTCTCGGTTCTCTGTTTGGAGAAGGAGACCTGCAGCACCTTGATGGAGACACTGTGAAAGAGAAACAGGTGGTGGACAAACAAGTCACCGCCCTGTGGGAAATACT ATCAAAGCACGAGGAGGACAGAAG TTCTCCTCTGGCTTCAGCTGTGATCCTCTACCTGCGTCATTCTGGGATCAAGCCTAGAGACTCCAAGGTCTTCCCCGGCCTGACCACAGAGAAGGACAAGTGGATCACTTTCTTAAAGTCCAAGAAG CTGAGCGGTACCAAGAAGGAAAAAGATGGAGAGGATAAAAAGAGAAATCCCATCCTGAAGTACATCGGCAAACCCCGGACCACATCCCAGTCCA TCCGGCCTGGCAGCGTGCGGAACATCATTCAGCAGTTTGAGAATAGCACCGAGACCGGCGAGGAAGTCAGCGACGGCGCTGACCCGCAAAGGCTCTCCTCCAGCAGCCTCGGGGATGAAATGGACAG CCCTCTACCAGTTCGTCTGGCTCGCAGCGAGTCACTAAAGGCTCAGGGAGAAGGGCGACGGCGGGGCGGCACCTCAGGAGCAGAGTCTGTGCCCCGCTCTCGTAGCGATGTGGACATGGAGGACTGCGCAGATGAGAGGGACGGGCCAGGCCTGAGGCCTCTGCAGCACAGCGCCTCGTCCTCTGCATCCAGCAACTCTGCACG GTCTCTAGAGAACCCTACACCCCCATACACCCCTCGGTCTAGACGCAG GAGCGTGGAGTCGCCGCTGGCCCTGCTACCCGATGCTGCAGCACTGGAGGAGGACGTGATGGATAGTAAGACCTGGCAGGAGACTGTTACCCCTCAGCTCCTTGCAACACTCAGCCCCAGTGAGGTGGATAGACAGGCTGTCATATACG AGCTGTTCACCACTGAGGTGTCCCACCTGCGAACCTTACGGGTCCTGGACCAGGTTTTCTATCAGAAGATGAGGACTGTCCTGAACTCTGACGAGCTGGCCTGCATCTTCCCCAACTTGCCTCAAGTCTACGAGCTCCACG CGAGTCTGTGTGAGGCGATGAAGAAGCGAAGAGAATCGCCGATTGTTCAGGACATCGGGGATGTGATGCTGACCAGG tttGAAGGGGCAGCCGGAGACGAGTTTCAGGAACAAGCGTCCCAGCTGTGCTGCCAGCAGTCTCAGGCTCTCGAGCTCATTAAGAGCAAACAGCGTAAAGACCCTCGCTTCGCTCACATTatccag gAGTGTGAGGCGAGTCCTCACTGCCGCAGGTTACAGCTCAAAGACCTGCTGGTGTCAGAGATGCAGAGACTCACCAAGTACCCGCTGCTGCTGGACAAAATcgttaaatacacagaag CGGGCTCATCAGATTTGCCCTTGCTCCAGCGAGCGCACGCGTGTTGCCGAGGGATACTGCAGAGCGTCAATGAGGACGTTAGGGAATCGGAGCACCGGCAGCGCCTCAGCGAGTACCAGTGCAGGCTGGATGCTGCTCCTCAGTTCAAG AATGTGGACCTCACCACGAAGAGAATGATCCATGAAGGTCCTCTCACCTGGAAAGTTAACAAAGAAAAGCTGATAG AGATCCAAgcgctgctgctgtcagactgcCTCGTCCTCCTTCAGAAGGGCCCGGACGACCGCCTACAGCTGCGAAATCATTCCAGCAGATTGGGTGGAGGCGGGGGAGGCAGCGGTGACAGCAAGACCTCTTTCAGCCCTCTAGTGAACCTGGCGTCGCTGCTTGTTCGCCCGGTAGCTACAG ACAAGAAAGCTCTTTACATCATCAGCACCACAGATATGCAGATCTATGAGCTGGTGGCTGCAACAACATCCAAGAAGGAGAC CTGGAAAGATTTACTGGAAAAGGCCATCTCTGCCGCCGGCGGATCGTCACCTCTGATGAATCACAGCTCGATACCCATGTC GTCCCCGAGTCTACGCAGTTCTTCCCCCGCCTCAACTGGCAGCAATGCCTACGGAG ATAACTCGATGACGGAGCAGTCAGACTCCACGGAGACTCATTCCAACAGCGACGAGCCCGCGATCTCCCACAGTACGCCTGTGGACCAATCGGAAGCTTTTCTCAAAGGACAAGGCGTGGCGGAGGCCGCTCTGCAAGACG TTGAAACCCTGCGGCAGCTCATATTACAAGATTTCGGAGAGGACTGTTGGAGCCACGATTCAGATGATACACCCACCAATGAGACGGCCGCTGAAAGCAACTCATTCACAGAGAGGCAGCGACCGGAGTCTCTGGAGACGGTCCTCAGCTGCTGCACCGATGAATGGGAGGCGGAGccagaagagctgctgcttGCAAAAGCACCCAAACCTCAGGTTGTGAGGAAAG cTGTGGTTGCGggtcctcctccttcttcttcttctgtcgcTGAAGACATCACTGATGATGTCACCCTCCCCTCCAATCAGTCATCCAAGTCAAGAAGCGAGGCCAAAAAGCAGG GAAATACCTTCTACCTGGTCATGCCCATAGAACAGGGCGAGAGCGTGACTGAAGATCTCAACGACCCCCCTACACCCACCGCCAGCCACTTCCCTCCACCTGTAGAGGAAATGACGTTGCCACAGACGCAGATGGAAGAAGAGCCGGCAGCCCGCGGCCCGGAGGCCAACCAATCAGAGACTATGCAACTAgaacaggaaaaagaaacagGCCATTTGCAGGCTGCGCAACACACTCACGTAATCAGAAACGTGGATGAGATTTTTCATACGATTGAGGAGCTGATGACCAAGTTGCGCCACCTGAAG GAGATAGAGAAGGCCCACTATAAGCTTCTGGAAACTCTCAGAGAGTCCTCCATCAGTCAGGAGTCTGAGGACCAGCAGTGTCGCTCGGCAACCGTCTCCAGGACGCCGTCTCTGGATCGTAGCTCAGGAGATG GCAAAGAGAGCAGACCTGCGGAGCCCAAAATCCTGTCGACTGGATTCTGA